The Victivallis sp. Marseille-Q1083 DNA window ATATGCCGGCACCCAGAAAATCACCTGGAACGACCAAAACAAGCTTCCCGGTACGATTTTTTCCTGTCCGCTCGCGGATGGCGGGGGTTTCCTTTCGTACAGTTTGAATGTCTATGCCCATCCCAGCAGCAATTATTCGCCGGGACAAGCCGATTTTAACAGTCGGTACATCAAATTGACGGCGGTCCGCCGCCCGACGATTCAGGGATCAATTGTCGACGGCAAGGCCCCCAACGGTTACCTGAGCTACAAACAGGCCGGCGGTGACGGCTACGATGACGGCAAATACTGGGTTTCCGATCGGCACGCCGGCTACAATTCCGGTTACTTCGACGGGCATGTGCAATCCCACCGGGGACTGATGCCGTTCACCTGGGACCCAAGCATAGACTGGATCTATCCAATCACCAGCGACACCTGGTAAGCCATCCTTTTCTGACAGGTTCTTTTACAAAGCATCGGAGGCGGCCGTTTCGTCCGGCCGTCTCCTGATTAAAATATCGAAAACGGATCGATATCAATGAAACTGCATATAGAGTAAAAAGAAAGTATGGCGAGATATGTTTCCCATCAAGAAACTATTGGCTTGGGCGGTATTGGCGGCGGTTGCCGCAGCCGTTTCCGGCAATCCGACGCCGCCGGACCGGGATTTCAATGCTTATCCCCGGGTGTTCCGCACCGGCAGCACCGGACAATTGACCATCGAATTCGCGCCGGGCGTTCTGCCGGAACCGACCGAATCGCTGCGGGTTCGCTGGGACCGGGAGGATCTTTACCACCCGGATCAGCCGGAACATTACCTGGGCTGCTGGCTCGGCAATGGTTTCCTGCCGCTGCCGTTCGAACGCGAGGGTGACCGCCTGACCGTGCCGCTGCAACTCGACGACGCGGAGCTGGAACGCCGCATTCTGGTCGAACAACTCGACGGCGACGGCGCCATCGCCCGGCAGCTCGCCAGCTTCCCGCTCTACGTATTGAAGCCGGATCTGTTTGCGCTGCGGCCGTTCCGCGGCGACCTGCACCTCCACAGCCGTCGTTCCGACGGCAGCATCCAGCCGGAAGAGGCGGCAAAGCGCTGCCGGGCGGCCGGTTACGATTTTTTCGCCCTGACCGACCACTACACCCAGCAGGGTTCGCGCGATGCGGCGGAAGCGTTGAAAAAATATGATACCGAACTGGTTGCCATCCCGGGCGAAGAGGTCAGTCCCTATGAAATCGTCCCGGATCTGTTCGGCCATTTCGCCGCCCTGAATGCCGCATCCGGCATTTCCGACCGGATCAAGACAGCTCCGGATGCCTTTCGAAACCGCGTCGCGGCGATCATGGCGACGCTGCCGCCGGAATGGCCGGCCCCCACCCGGCGCCATGTAGCCGGATGTGAAGCCGTAGCCGAATGGATTCATGAAGCCGGCGGCGTAGCGGTATTCTCCCATCCGTTCTGGGTCACCACCGGCACGAAATTCAACAGCCCGATCGAAACCACGCTGGCGGTGATGCGGCGCGGCAAATTCGACTCCATCGACATTTTCAGCGCCCGAAACAGTAAGGCGGCGGTGCTCGGTTCAAATTTTTATACCCTGCTATGCCGGGAAGGAATCGATATTGCGCCGAGCGCCAGCAGTGACGAACACGGCACGATGCAGGATGGCTTCGGCGTGGTTTACACCATTCTGTTCGCGGCAGCCAATACGCCGGACGAGTTGATGAAAGCCCTCAAGAACGGCAACTCCGTCGCGGTCAGAAGCCGGGCGCTGTTCACCCGGGAGGACGGTTCGCCGGAACGGCCGGAAGAGGTTTTCGACATCCCCCCTCAGCTCGCCGGAGAGTTCCGGCTGGCCAAATATGCCGAATTCCTGCTGCGCGAATATTTCCCGGAGCAGCGCCGGATCACCGCCTGGGAAAGTCTCAACATTTTCAAGCTCGACGCCGGAACCGCGCCCGGCCGCCCGCCGGCTTCGTCGGTATCAGAACTGCAGCGGCGTTTCTGGGCCCTGCCATAATCGGAACGGACCGTCGCACATTATTTCCCAAACAATCCATTTCACAGGACAACAGAATGAAAATCCGATTTTCGAGACAGAAAACGGCATTCATCGGAATAGTCGGGCTACTGCTCTGGTCATTGGCGGCCGGTGCAACGCCGGTCCAGAATAAACTGGTGCCAGGTAAAAACGGCGGCGCCGCCCATTTCGACGGCCTCGGCGACTCCCTGGTAATTCCGGGCAGCGAAACGCTGGATTTATCCGGTTCCTTTTCGCTGACAGTCTGGGTCAAGCCGGATCGCTGGATGCATGAAAGCACCATGATTCACCACGGCACCCTGTCGCTGGTCAAACGGGGCTACACCTCCGGCAGCATCTACTGCTGGGCACAACTGGGCGGCAAAAAATTAAGCCTGGTCTGGGCGCCGGAGGAGTTCCCGCTGCCGCTGGGCGAATGGAACCATATTGCTGTAACCTATGACGCGGAACAAGCACTGGCGATCGGTTATTACAATGGTGAGGAAGTAACGCGGATGGCCCTGGCCGAAAGCAATCCGGAGTTGACCACCCATCGGATCACACCGGGACATGTGCCGCTGCAATTCGGCGACGGCCTGATGCCTTACGAAGGGGCGCTGGACGGCATTTATCTCTATGACCGCCCGCTGACGCCGGAAGAGGTGAAAGCGACGATGACGGAACAGGGGCCGGATGGTGCGCTGGCAGTCTATCTTTTCAACGATACGCCAGGAAAACCACCGACGGACAGTTCCGGCCACGGGCGCAGCGGAAAATGGCTTCCGGGCGTCCATGAACTGGACTTGGACGAGCTCGGCCAAAGCTGCCGGACGGAAGCGTTATATCAGGATGAAACACTGACCGTCTGGCCCAAACACGCGCTGGACAAGGCAATGAAAGGCGACCGGCCGGCGGTCACCGCCATCAGGAATCCGGAAAATCCGTTGCTGCAGCTGGCGCGTAACGAAACGGAGTCGTTTCAGATATTGT harbors:
- a CDS encoding type II secretion system protein is translated as MKRRIFTLIELLVVIAIIAILASMLLPALAKAKAAAMNIKCVGNLKQIMLAQQMYADSNNDYLVHTFSTWAHAQPTAELINGYWFTALAEYAGTQKITWNDQNKLPGTIFSCPLADGGGFLSYSLNVYAHPSSNYSPGQADFNSRYIKLTAVRRPTIQGSIVDGKAPNGYLSYKQAGGDGYDDGKYWVSDRHAGYNSGYFDGHVQSHRGLMPFTWDPSIDWIYPITSDTW
- a CDS encoding CehA/McbA family metallohydrolase yields the protein MFPIKKLLAWAVLAAVAAAVSGNPTPPDRDFNAYPRVFRTGSTGQLTIEFAPGVLPEPTESLRVRWDREDLYHPDQPEHYLGCWLGNGFLPLPFEREGDRLTVPLQLDDAELERRILVEQLDGDGAIARQLASFPLYVLKPDLFALRPFRGDLHLHSRRSDGSIQPEEAAKRCRAAGYDFFALTDHYTQQGSRDAAEALKKYDTELVAIPGEEVSPYEIVPDLFGHFAALNAASGISDRIKTAPDAFRNRVAAIMATLPPEWPAPTRRHVAGCEAVAEWIHEAGGVAVFSHPFWVTTGTKFNSPIETTLAVMRRGKFDSIDIFSARNSKAAVLGSNFYTLLCREGIDIAPSASSDEHGTMQDGFGVVYTILFAAANTPDELMKALKNGNSVAVRSRALFTREDGSPERPEEVFDIPPQLAGEFRLAKYAEFLLREYFPEQRRITAWESLNIFKLDAGTAPGRPPASSVSELQRRFWALP